Proteins encoded in a region of the Triticum dicoccoides isolate Atlit2015 ecotype Zavitan chromosome 3A, WEW_v2.0, whole genome shotgun sequence genome:
- the LOC119266833 gene encoding LEAF RUST 10 DISEASE-RESISTANCE LOCUS RECEPTOR-LIKE PROTEIN KINASE-like 2.2, with protein sequence MIAWPIFSGEMLRPMVVVRSLAVHIYYGSCFGPSTTVLSLTCSLYLPIAHDHRIQLPRLVLHHNSSKSSAPMSLSCCWFVVFVGVWWLPLMLVVAEDQQGGDCSAQKCSNVSIMDPFWLTDKVTGRSCGSADSYPDFGVACSNNSYPTLRSSIPLNNGFRILNISYEERSFHAVDLGKLDVLSATDKCRAAFYNTSVKLNHRFKIAPVNLNLILYNCTEESGAAAAARRNGELAQTRVSCGNEWAVLARAGVPHDVTGKYAGYALEGCDASVIPVLGSSAGVNARDYEQLFKDGFLLTWDRPPGTGSKGTSKNIILIAVTSAAGALLFTCIYVLVWRKKWKRLRFLLCKKTSSNTEKNYEAMIVSHGSLAPKGYMYSEVMKITSSRNDQLGKGGYGVVFKGRLHDGRLVAVKFLHDCKGNGDEFVNEVMSIGRTSHVNVVSLYGFCLEGSKRALIYEYMPNGSLDKYIYSEHPKEILGWERLYGIAIGIARGLEYLHHSCNTRIVHFDIKPQNILLDKDFSPKIADFGLAKLCHTKESKVSMTGTRGTIGFIAPEVHSRTFGVVSTKSDVYSYGMMLLEMVGGRRNVKSIVAKSSEKYFPDWIYEHFAQDDGLQACEVTSGIEEIARKMTLIGLWCVQILPAYRPTITKVLEMFDRSSDDMGMPPKQNFSGLLESSAHNMDAQSSSSTRSEEISLVNSKILQQ encoded by the exons ATGATCGCTTGGCCAATTTTTTCCGGTGAAATGTTGCGGCCAATGGTAGTAGTCCGCTCGCTTGCCGTCCACATATATTATGGTTCGTGCTTCGGGCCTTCGACAACGGTATTATCTCTTACATGCAGTCTCTACCTTCCCATAGCCCATGACCACCGAATCCAGCTACCTCGCCTTGTTCTTCACCACAATTCCTCCAAATCATCCGCTCCCATGTCTCTCAGCTGCTGCTGGTTCGTGGTCTTCGTGGGGGTGTGGTGGCTGCCGCTGATGCTCGTGGTGGCCGAGGACCAGCAGGGTGGAGACTGCTCGGCCCAGAAGTGCAGCAACGTCAGCATCATGGATCCATTCTGGCTCACTGACAAAGTTACGGGAAGATCATGCGGTTCTGCAGATTCCTACCCGGACTTCGGTGTCGCTTGTAGCAACAACAGTTATCCCACTCTGCGGAGCTCTATACCCCTCAACAATGGTTTTAGAATCCTCAACATCTCTTACGAGGAACGCAGCTTCCATGCCGTTGATCTCGGCAAGCTGGACGTGTTGAGCGCCACTGACAAGTGTCGTGCAGCGTTCTATAACACCTCAGTCAAGCTGAACCACCGGTTCAAGATTGCCCCCGTCAACCTGAACCTCATCCTCTACAACTGCACGGAGGAGAgtggagcagcggcggcggcacgtCGGAACGGAGAGCTGGCGCAGACGAGAGTGAGCTGCGGGAACGAGTGGGCGGTACTTGCACGCGCGGGAGTGCCTCACGACGTGACTGGGAAGTACGCCGGCTACGCTTTGGAGGGCTGTGATGCTTCCGTCATTCCAGTGCTGGGCTCGTCGGCAGGGGTGAACGCGAGAGACTATGAGCAACTCTTCAAGGATGGCTTCCTCTTGACATGGGATCGTCCGCCTGGTACTG GTAGCAAGGGGACTAGCAAGAACATTATTCTAATAG CTGTGACATCAGCCGCTGGAGCCTTGCTCTTTACATGTATTTATGTCTTGGTATGGCGCAAAAAATGGAAAAGACTAAGGTTTCTCCTTTGCAAGAAGACTagcagcaacaccgaaaagaattaTGAGGCCATGATAGTATCGCACGGATCCCTAGCTCCAAAAGGATACATGTATTCAGAGGTAATGAAGATAACATCTTCTCGCAACGATCAGCTTGGAAAAGGAGGTTATGGTGTTGTTTTCAAAGGAAGACTGCATGATGGTCGTCTGGTCGCAGTAAAATTCTTGCATGACTGCAAAGGAAATGGGGACGAGTTTGTTAATGAAGTTATGAGCATTGGCAGGACCTCTCATGTTAATGTTGTTAGCTTATATGGGTTTTGTTTGGAGGGGTCAAAGCGAGCTCTTATATATGAGTACATGCCCAACGGTTCCTTGGATAAGTACATTTATTCAGAGCACCCCAAAGAAATTTTAGGATGGGAGAGGCTTTACGGGATAGCTATAGGGATTGCTCGTGGCCTCGAATACTTGCACCATAGCTGTAATACACGTATCGTCCATTTCGATATCAAGCCCCAAAATATCCTTCTAGACAAAGATTTTAGCCCAAAGATTGCTGATTTTGGTCTAGCTAAATTGTGTCATACAAAAGAGAGCAAGGTTTCAATGACTGGTACTAGAGGAACAATTGGATTCATCGCCCCAGAAGTCCACTCGCGAACCTTTGGAGTGGTTTCAACAAAATCGGATGTttatagttatggaatgatgcttcTAGAAATGGTTGGAGGTAGGAGAAACGTAAAATCAATTGTTGCAAAATCCAGCGAAAAGTATTTTCCAGACTGGATTTATGAGCACTTTGCACAAGATGATGGATTACAAGCATGTGAAGTCACGAGTGGAATTGAGGAAATCGCAAGAAAGATGACATTAATTGGCTTGTGGTGCGTACAAATATTGCCTGCATATCGCCCTACCATAACCAAAGTTCTAGAAATGTTTGACAGAAGCTCAGATGACATGGGCATGCCACCGAAGCAAAACTTCTCTGGATTGCT TGAAAGTTCAGCTCACAATATGGATGCACAGAGTTCAAGTTCCACCAGATCTGAGGAGATCAGCCTTGTGAATTCAAAAATCCTACAACAATAG